The proteins below come from a single Sorghum bicolor cultivar BTx623 chromosome 4, Sorghum_bicolor_NCBIv3, whole genome shotgun sequence genomic window:
- the LOC8155713 gene encoding vegetative cell wall protein gp1, which translates to MVLPPSSAPPAVSPSQPHPWRAEARAPPLVAPATLAVEQELRALAAQSPDPATPSSARRGRDTPRPHPRPRRRQAPPRLTCRGTRPRRRPRGRHGQPSTETPTTSALPVFTAPTPSRRNAELHVTSPATTTPERPDQDRVAPSSHRNRPPRRAPVHDLAEPPQAKPRRRPRHAATSVLPSMTSSPWSAPSPAIPDAPVCLCVEPRHQADRGSELAAVTNPTLSAMAMCPDDGHGPRCYARRRAEPAPRALPRAPSCSCARAARRAKLRPVLATVTRNPCRRATESQRRWRPHLDD; encoded by the coding sequence ATGGTGCTGCCACCCTCCTCTGCTCCACCCGCGGTGAGCCCGTCACAGCCGCACCCGTGGCGAGCAGAAGCCCGAGCGCCACCGCTTGTCGCCCCCGCGACCCTCGCCGTCGAGCAGGAGCTCCGCGCTCTCGCCGCACAGAGCCCCGACCCCGCGACGccgtcgtccgcacgccgtgGCCGCGACACGCCTCGCCCTCACCCTAGACCACGACGCCGCCAAGCACCACCGCGCCTCACCTGCCGGGGCACGAGGCCGCGACGTCGACCACGCGGGCGCCACGGGCAGCCGAGCACGGAGACCCCGACCACCTCTGCTCTACCGGTGTTCACGGCGCCAACACCGAGCCGCCGCAACGCCGAGCTGCACGTGACGTCGCCCGCAACCACAACGCCCGAGCGCCCCGACCAGGACCGTGTCGCGCCGTCCTCGCACCGGAACCGCCCGCCGCGTCGAGCTCCTGTGCACGACCTCGCCGAGCCACCGCAAGCAAAGCCTCGACGCCGTCCTCGTCATGCCGCCACGAGCGTGTTGCCCTCCATGACGTCCTCTCCGTGGTCTGCTCCGAGCCCGGCCATCCCCGACGCCCCGGTCTGCCTCTGCGTCGAGCCGCGCCACCAAGCCGACCGCGGCTCCGAGCTCGCCGCGGTCACCAACCCAACCCTGTCTGCCATGGCGATGTGCCCCGACGACGGGCATGGACCCCGCTGTTATGCGCGACGTCGAGCCGAGCCAGCACCGCGAGCTCTCCCCCGAGCTCCTTCCTGTTCATGTGCCAGAGCCGCTCGCCGCGCCAAGCTTCGTCCTGTCCTCGCCACGGTCACTAGGAACCCGTGCCGCCGCGCCACCGAGAGCCAGAGACGATGGCGCCCTCACCTCGACGACTGA